The following are encoded together in the Dyella terrae genome:
- the tssF gene encoding type VI secretion system baseplate subunit TssF, with translation MDPRLLRYYNRELQHVREMGGEFAREYPKIAGRLGLEGFECADPYVERLLEGFAFLAARVQLKLDAQYPVFTQHLLEMIYPHYLAPVPSMAVVQLHPDLKEGGLVAGHTVPRHTALRSLTARDERTACEYRTAHDVTLWPLSIVDAKYLETPAAIAAAGIELPAGKSVRAGLRLKLTVPAGMQVSMLSMDALPVFIAGSDEQPKRLYEQLLGNAVACVVRGQGADGPFSRKLDAACIRTRGFDDEDALIPYDGRSFSGYRLLQEYFACPERFLFAEFTGLRPLLARMQGSEFELVVLFDRSVSSLHNAVDANNFRLFCTPAINLFPRRADRIHLQQGKAEYHILADRTRPMDFEIHSVDQVEGFGDLQEPEQRFQAFYGGDERTWHQRQAAFYTIRREPRLLSARQKLQGPRSSYVGSEMFISLVDANDAPYSSRLRQLGMQLLCTNRDLPLHMPIGKSRTDFTMDSGAPVESVRCVAGPTKPRAPRATGETAWRLLSHLQLNYVSLLDEGAGKGAAALREMLLLYCDEFDSAALRQIDGIKSVGSRPIVRRIPVPGPIAFGRGLEITLTCDDGAFEGTGAYLLGAVMQRFFARYASVNAFTETVLRTLERNEVARWPAMLGTPQIL, from the coding sequence ATGGACCCGCGATTACTCCGCTACTACAACCGCGAACTGCAGCACGTGCGCGAAATGGGCGGCGAGTTCGCGCGTGAGTACCCCAAGATCGCCGGGCGCCTGGGCCTGGAGGGTTTCGAGTGCGCTGATCCGTACGTAGAGCGCCTGCTGGAGGGATTCGCCTTTCTCGCAGCTCGCGTGCAACTCAAGTTGGACGCGCAGTACCCCGTGTTTACCCAGCATCTGCTGGAGATGATCTATCCGCATTACCTGGCGCCTGTGCCCTCCATGGCGGTGGTGCAGTTGCATCCCGATCTGAAGGAAGGTGGCCTGGTGGCTGGGCACACAGTGCCGAGGCACACCGCACTGCGCAGTCTCACCGCACGAGACGAGCGCACGGCCTGCGAGTACCGGACAGCGCATGACGTCACGCTGTGGCCACTCAGCATCGTGGACGCCAAGTACCTCGAAACCCCCGCAGCCATCGCCGCGGCCGGCATTGAGCTTCCCGCCGGCAAGAGTGTACGCGCCGGCTTGCGCCTGAAGTTGACGGTGCCAGCCGGTATGCAGGTGAGCATGCTGTCCATGGATGCTTTGCCCGTTTTCATCGCCGGCAGCGACGAGCAGCCCAAACGCCTCTACGAGCAGCTGTTGGGCAATGCCGTGGCGTGCGTGGTCCGCGGGCAGGGTGCAGACGGCCCCTTCAGTCGCAAGCTGGACGCAGCGTGCATTCGTACGCGCGGCTTCGACGACGAGGATGCGCTTATTCCCTATGACGGCCGCTCATTCAGCGGCTACCGGCTGCTGCAGGAATACTTTGCCTGTCCGGAACGCTTTCTGTTTGCCGAGTTCACCGGCTTGCGTCCGCTGCTGGCCCGCATGCAGGGTAGTGAGTTCGAGCTGGTCGTGCTGTTTGATCGCAGCGTCAGCAGCCTGCATAACGCCGTGGATGCCAACAACTTCCGCCTGTTCTGCACGCCGGCCATCAATCTGTTCCCTCGTCGCGCCGACCGCATCCACCTGCAGCAAGGAAAGGCCGAGTATCACATCCTGGCCGATCGCACGCGCCCTATGGATTTCGAAATCCACAGCGTGGATCAGGTGGAGGGCTTCGGCGACCTGCAAGAGCCGGAGCAGCGCTTTCAAGCGTTCTACGGTGGCGACGAACGCACCTGGCACCAGCGTCAGGCGGCGTTCTACACCATTCGTCGCGAACCGCGTTTGCTCTCGGCGCGCCAGAAGTTGCAGGGGCCGCGCTCCAGCTATGTCGGCAGCGAAATGTTCATCTCGCTGGTGGACGCCAATGATGCACCGTATTCGAGCCGGCTTCGCCAGCTTGGTATGCAACTGCTGTGCACCAACCGCGATTTGCCACTGCATATGCCGATTGGGAAGTCGCGGACCGATTTCACCATGGATAGCGGCGCGCCCGTCGAGAGCGTGCGCTGCGTCGCCGGCCCCACCAAACCACGGGCACCACGCGCCACGGGTGAAACGGCATGGCGTCTACTAAGCCACCTGCAGCTCAATTACGTGTCCCTGCTGGACGAAGGTGCGGGCAAGGGCGCGGCTGCACTGCGCGAGATGCTTCTGTTGTATTGCGATGAATTTGACTCCGCGGCGCTTCGCCAGATCGATGGCATCAAATCCGTAGGCTCCCGGCCCATTGTCCGGCGCATACCGGTGCCGGGCCCTATTGCGTTTGGTCGCGGGCTGGAAATCACGCTGACCTGCGACGACGGTGCCTTCGAAGGTACCGGCGCCTATCTGCTTGGCGCAGTGATGCAGCGATTCTTTGCACGCTACGCCTCCGTCAATGCGTTCACCGAAACCGTACTGCGCACCCTGGAGCGCAACGAGGTAGCCCGATGGCCGGCGATGCTCGGCACACCCCAGATCCTGTAG
- the tssC gene encoding type VI secretion system contractile sheath large subunit, with the protein MATERLADTGATAETVDVNEFASLLSKEFKPKSDRAKEEVESAVRTLAEQVLSKSDIVSEDVSQTIKAYIAEIDRKLTEQINLVMHHADFQKLEGAWRGLHHLVNNTETDQQLKIRVMNISKKDLAKTLKRYKGTAWDQSPIFKKLYEEEYGQLGGEPYGCLVGDYYFDHSPPDVELLAGIAQVSAASHAPFLASAGSTLMGMDNWNELANPRDLAKIFSTPDYAAWRSLRESDDAKYIGLTMPRTLARLPYGAATNPVEDFDFEEDTSGADSAKYTWQNAAYAMAVNINRSFKEYGWCSRIRGVESGGAVEGLPTHTFPSDDGGVDMKCPTEVAITDRRSAELDKMGLMPLVHRKNSDMAAFISAQSLNKPDEYDNPDATANAALAARLPYMFACCRFAHYLKCIVRDKIGSFSSREQIQSWLTNWILNYVDGDPANSSESYKASHPLAAAEVVVEEVEGAPGYYSSKFYLKPHYQLEGLTVSLRLVSRLPSQAKA; encoded by the coding sequence ATGGCCACCGAGAGACTGGCTGACACAGGCGCTACCGCCGAAACCGTTGATGTCAATGAATTCGCCTCGCTTCTGAGCAAGGAATTCAAGCCCAAGAGCGACCGCGCCAAGGAAGAAGTCGAGTCAGCCGTACGCACGCTGGCCGAGCAGGTGCTGAGCAAATCGGACATCGTTTCTGAAGACGTATCGCAGACGATCAAGGCCTACATCGCCGAAATCGATCGCAAGCTCACTGAGCAGATCAACCTGGTCATGCATCACGCCGACTTCCAGAAGCTGGAAGGCGCCTGGCGGGGACTGCACCATCTGGTGAACAACACCGAGACGGATCAGCAGCTGAAGATCCGCGTGATGAACATCTCGAAGAAGGACCTTGCCAAGACGCTCAAGCGTTACAAGGGCACGGCCTGGGACCAGAGCCCGATCTTCAAAAAGCTGTACGAGGAAGAGTACGGTCAGCTCGGCGGCGAGCCTTATGGCTGCCTGGTCGGCGACTACTACTTCGACCATAGCCCGCCGGACGTGGAACTGCTGGCAGGCATTGCCCAAGTGTCGGCTGCCTCGCATGCGCCATTTCTGGCCTCGGCCGGTTCCACGCTGATGGGCATGGACAACTGGAACGAGCTCGCCAATCCGCGCGATCTGGCGAAGATTTTCTCGACGCCTGATTACGCCGCATGGCGCTCCCTGCGCGAGTCGGATGACGCCAAGTACATTGGCCTCACCATGCCGCGTACGTTGGCGCGACTGCCCTACGGCGCCGCGACCAATCCGGTGGAAGATTTCGATTTCGAAGAAGACACCTCCGGCGCCGACTCAGCGAAGTACACCTGGCAGAACGCAGCCTATGCGATGGCGGTGAATATCAACCGCTCGTTCAAGGAGTACGGTTGGTGTTCGCGCATCCGTGGCGTGGAGTCTGGTGGTGCAGTGGAGGGCTTGCCCACGCATACCTTTCCGTCAGACGACGGCGGCGTGGACATGAAGTGCCCTACCGAAGTGGCCATTACCGACCGTCGTTCCGCCGAGCTGGACAAGATGGGCCTGATGCCGCTCGTGCATCGTAAGAACTCCGACATGGCGGCCTTCATCAGCGCGCAGTCGCTGAACAAGCCGGATGAATACGACAACCCCGATGCGACCGCCAACGCGGCGCTCGCAGCACGCTTGCCCTACATGTTTGCCTGCTGCCGTTTCGCGCATTACCTCAAGTGCATCGTGCGCGACAAGATCGGCTCCTTCAGCAGTCGCGAGCAGATCCAGAGCTGGCTGACCAACTGGATCCTCAACTACGTGGATGGCGACCCCGCCAACTCCAGCGAGTCCTACAAAGCCTCGCATCCGCTGGCCGCCGCCGAGGTGGTGGTTGAGGAAGTGGAGGGTGCGCCGGGGTATTACAGCTCCAAGTTCTACCTGAAACCGCATTACCAGTTGGAAGGCCTGACCGTGTCTTTGCGACTTGTGTCGCGCTTGCCATCGCAAGCCAAGGCTTGA
- a CDS encoding ATP-binding response regulator — protein MTVAIDADHVREIQLASLRRSFPFALFGSTLVACMTANVLYHSVPVAELWAWLGISLFTSACRLAALIRYSRTLAQPGAGERWLRRMTMGNLVSGMLWGGGFAYWSFTVPIEYQLFFIVILFGLGTGVIYSNYMILPVAYAFLLPAFAPPFIALAFKPSALHLALVTGGIAYLVAAIAFIHRMHRTHMDALRLGYENLALLKQVQKEKEAAERSDLEKSRFLAAASHDLRQPVHAMSLFLELLVKESLSDHGRYLVNNITSATAAMGHLFDALLNISRLDAGVVQPAYQSFPLDCLLEQLCAEYSLQAQKKGLELRVRPSFAVVRTDPILIEVIVRNLISNAIEHTIQGRVLIGCRKRAGQVCIEVWDTGPGIPEDQQERVFWEFHQLGNPERDRKKGLGLGLAIVRRTARLLDHGLTLFSVPGRGTMFRLSVGLDQKHKVDQGHLAANMTSESHAAPYGRGGAPAVEHLVLVIDDDAQNREGMRLLLESWGHRVICGASGEEALANVVHQRSKPALIISDYRLRDHETGIHVIDYLREEYNDADIPALLISGDTDPVRLIESSERGIPLLHKPVQVEILRAWVSRMLHGEASPAAQ, from the coding sequence ATGACCGTGGCGATCGATGCCGACCATGTTCGCGAGATCCAGCTCGCCTCGTTGCGGCGAAGCTTTCCGTTCGCTCTGTTCGGCTCGACACTGGTCGCCTGCATGACGGCCAACGTGCTCTATCACTCTGTGCCGGTGGCCGAGCTATGGGCCTGGCTCGGCATCTCGTTGTTCACCTCAGCCTGCCGGCTTGCGGCCTTGATCCGCTACTCCCGCACACTAGCGCAGCCCGGGGCAGGTGAGCGCTGGCTGCGGCGTATGACGATGGGCAACCTGGTGTCGGGAATGTTGTGGGGTGGCGGATTTGCCTACTGGTCGTTCACGGTGCCCATCGAATACCAGCTGTTCTTCATCGTGATCCTGTTTGGGCTGGGCACGGGCGTCATCTATTCCAACTACATGATCCTGCCCGTGGCGTATGCCTTCCTGTTGCCGGCGTTCGCTCCTCCATTTATCGCGCTGGCATTCAAGCCATCAGCCCTGCATCTCGCACTGGTCACGGGCGGCATTGCCTATCTCGTGGCCGCCATTGCCTTCATCCATCGGATGCATCGAACGCACATGGATGCGCTGAGGCTGGGCTATGAAAACCTGGCGCTGCTGAAGCAAGTGCAGAAGGAGAAGGAAGCAGCCGAACGTAGCGATCTGGAAAAATCCCGATTTCTTGCGGCAGCAAGCCACGATCTTCGGCAGCCGGTGCATGCCATGAGTCTGTTCCTTGAGTTGCTGGTCAAGGAGAGCCTGTCCGACCATGGCCGCTACTTGGTAAACAACATCACCAGCGCGACCGCTGCTATGGGGCATCTGTTTGATGCGCTGCTGAACATCTCCCGCCTGGATGCCGGCGTGGTGCAGCCAGCATATCAGTCGTTTCCACTGGACTGCCTACTTGAGCAGCTATGTGCCGAGTACTCTTTACAGGCGCAAAAGAAAGGGTTGGAACTTCGTGTGCGGCCAAGTTTTGCCGTGGTTCGCACGGACCCCATCCTGATCGAAGTCATCGTACGCAACCTCATCAGCAACGCCATCGAGCACACGATCCAGGGGCGGGTGCTCATTGGTTGCCGCAAGCGTGCTGGGCAGGTATGCATCGAAGTATGGGACACGGGCCCGGGTATTCCTGAAGATCAACAAGAGCGTGTGTTTTGGGAGTTCCATCAGCTGGGTAACCCGGAACGCGACCGAAAGAAGGGGCTTGGCCTGGGCCTGGCCATCGTGAGGCGCACGGCTCGCCTGCTGGACCACGGGCTGACACTGTTCTCCGTGCCGGGACGGGGCACCATGTTCCGCTTGAGCGTAGGTCTTGATCAGAAGCACAAGGTGGATCAAGGCCACCTGGCCGCCAACATGACGAGTGAATCGCACGCAGCGCCCTATGGCAGAGGTGGAGCCCCAGCGGTTGAGCACCTCGTGCTCGTGATTGACGACGACGCGCAGAATCGCGAAGGCATGCGGTTGCTTCTGGAGAGCTGGGGGCATCGGGTCATCTGTGGGGCTAGTGGCGAGGAAGCACTGGCGAATGTCGTCCATCAGCGATCCAAGCCAGCACTGATCATCAGCGACTACCGGTTGCGTGACCATGAAACGGGCATTCACGTGATTGATTACCTGCGTGAGGAATACAACGACGCAGATATCCCTGCGTTGCTTATCAGTGGAGACACGGATCCTGTCCGTCTGATTGAAAGCAGCGAGCGCGGCATTCCTCTACTGCATAAGCCCGTGCAGGTCGAGATCCTTCGCGCCTGGGTGAGTCGCATGCTCCATGGCGAGGCGTCGCCTGCTGCACAGTAA
- a CDS encoding type VI secretion system accessory protein TagJ yields the protein MTPETLLKAGDVEGARQVLMAHIRSEPGDARARIFLFQLLAVLGQWERAGDQLVVSSELDPANTLLAQAYGTAARAEVDRTSVFAGRSKPTVIGEPEPWVALLLHALKLQGEGRHVEAAQLREQAFEEAPAIGGTIDGLPFQWLADADSRMGPCLEIIVNRGYAWLPTTRIKSLVFDAPSDLRDKVWAPVQVTLSNGGQMMGFVPARYPDTERSDDGELLMARKTTWLDVGADNFLGVGQRMFITDAGDHPLLDIRRIEFDT from the coding sequence ATGACGCCAGAAACACTGCTGAAAGCCGGCGATGTCGAGGGTGCTCGGCAAGTGTTGATGGCGCATATTCGGAGCGAGCCGGGCGATGCGCGTGCGCGTATTTTCCTGTTCCAACTGCTGGCCGTGCTCGGCCAGTGGGAGCGGGCAGGCGACCAGTTGGTGGTGAGTTCCGAGCTGGACCCTGCCAACACATTGCTCGCACAGGCCTATGGCACGGCAGCGAGGGCCGAGGTGGATCGCACCTCGGTGTTTGCCGGTCGCAGCAAGCCCACGGTGATTGGCGAGCCGGAGCCGTGGGTGGCCTTGCTGCTGCACGCGCTCAAGCTTCAAGGGGAGGGTCGACATGTCGAGGCCGCTCAGCTGCGGGAGCAGGCTTTCGAGGAAGCGCCCGCTATCGGCGGGACGATCGACGGTCTGCCGTTCCAGTGGCTGGCCGATGCCGATTCCCGCATGGGGCCTTGCCTGGAAATCATCGTCAACCGCGGCTATGCCTGGTTGCCGACCACGCGAATCAAGTCGCTGGTCTTCGATGCGCCGTCCGATCTTCGCGACAAGGTATGGGCGCCTGTGCAGGTGACGCTCTCCAACGGTGGCCAGATGATGGGTTTCGTGCCTGCGCGTTATCCCGACACCGAACGTTCGGACGATGGCGAACTGCTCATGGCTCGCAAAACAACATGGCTGGATGTCGGGGCGGACAACTTCCTCGGTGTCGGACAACGCATGTTCATCACGGATGCGGGCGACCACCCGTTGCTGGATATCCGTCGTATTGAATTCGATACGTGA
- the tssG gene encoding type VI secretion system baseplate subunit TssG, with translation MAGDARHTPDPVALHAALQATPEAFEYFEALRRIECAHPEKPRLGQSAKPSDDPVRLCHTPSLAFAPRMIDRYELRDAGQPPQLHGLFFGLFGPNAPLPLHLTEYALDRERNAKDSTLVAFANIFHHRMMGLFYRAWANAQPTVQHDRPADDGFHLYLGALVGQATPHLDARDALPDSYRRHFAGRLWQQARNSEGLRGLLERFFHVPVAVVEFVVEWMRLPQGAHLRLGGGMNVASLGQTAVIGAQVRGGQQRFRLRLGPLDRLQFHRFLPGGEALKQLTAAVRAYAGDEKAWDVQLVLHAHDAPVAQLGRQGRMGMTTWMGKPRHGATVDDVILHPMS, from the coding sequence ATGGCCGGCGATGCTCGGCACACCCCAGATCCTGTAGCGCTGCACGCAGCCCTGCAGGCAACGCCGGAGGCCTTCGAGTATTTCGAGGCGCTGCGGCGGATCGAATGCGCGCACCCGGAAAAACCGCGGCTCGGCCAATCGGCCAAGCCGTCGGATGACCCCGTGCGCCTGTGCCACACGCCTTCGCTGGCCTTCGCACCGCGCATGATCGATCGCTACGAGTTGCGCGACGCCGGCCAACCACCACAGCTACACGGCTTGTTCTTTGGCCTGTTCGGGCCGAACGCGCCGCTGCCGCTGCATTTGACCGAGTACGCGCTGGATCGCGAACGCAACGCCAAGGACTCGACCCTTGTCGCCTTTGCCAACATCTTTCATCACCGCATGATGGGGCTGTTCTATCGCGCCTGGGCCAACGCCCAGCCCACCGTGCAGCATGATCGGCCGGCCGACGATGGCTTCCATTTGTATCTGGGCGCCTTGGTGGGGCAGGCGACGCCGCATCTGGATGCGCGTGACGCTTTACCCGACAGTTACCGGCGTCATTTCGCCGGGCGCTTGTGGCAGCAGGCGCGCAACTCGGAAGGCCTGCGTGGTTTGCTTGAGCGCTTCTTCCACGTGCCGGTGGCCGTAGTCGAGTTCGTCGTTGAATGGATGCGGCTGCCGCAGGGTGCTCATCTGCGGTTGGGTGGCGGCATGAATGTGGCAAGCCTGGGCCAGACTGCTGTGATCGGTGCGCAGGTGCGCGGGGGCCAGCAGCGTTTCCGCCTGCGCTTGGGCCCTCTCGATCGTCTTCAGTTCCACCGCTTCTTGCCCGGTGGAGAAGCGCTAAAGCAACTCACCGCCGCCGTGCGCGCGTATGCGGGCGACGAGAAAGCCTGGGACGTACAACTGGTGCTGCATGCGCATGACGCGCCTGTCGCTCAATTGGGGCGACAAGGCCGCATGGGTATGACCACCTGGATGGGCAAGCCGCGTCATGGCGCCACGGTGGACGATGTGATTCTTCATCCGATGAGCTAG
- a CDS encoding response regulator, which produces MYAILLVDDHAMFREGILLTITRAHPALEIHAASSGASALATLEAHPGIGLVVTDFYLPDMPGSALVRLLRTMRRDIQILVVSASEDPADVHRALQAGAGGFIHKTAGSQSLLDALSRVSAGLGYLPDTYSPTGEGAAPRDEAALLARLTPRQTDVLRLVCEGMRNGEISQRLGMTEKTVKAHMSVILSVLDVPNRTQASLLARRGGLLGKPS; this is translated from the coding sequence ATGTACGCGATATTGCTGGTGGACGATCACGCGATGTTTCGTGAGGGAATACTGCTGACCATTACCAGGGCTCATCCAGCCCTGGAGATCCATGCAGCCTCGTCGGGCGCGTCCGCCTTGGCGACACTGGAAGCGCATCCGGGCATCGGACTGGTCGTGACAGACTTCTATTTGCCCGATATGCCAGGAAGTGCCCTTGTGCGCCTGTTGCGTACGATGCGCCGCGACATTCAGATCTTGGTGGTCTCCGCCTCGGAAGATCCCGCGGACGTGCATCGGGCGCTGCAGGCGGGTGCAGGTGGATTCATTCACAAGACCGCCGGCAGTCAGAGCTTGCTGGACGCGCTCTCGCGCGTGTCGGCTGGGCTGGGCTATCTGCCGGATACCTATTCGCCCACCGGTGAAGGCGCGGCGCCACGCGATGAGGCTGCATTGCTGGCCAGGCTGACGCCACGACAAACGGATGTGCTGCGCCTAGTGTGCGAGGGCATGCGTAATGGCGAGATATCGCAACGACTGGGCATGACGGAAAAAACTGTCAAGGCCCATATGTCGGTCATCCTCAGCGTGCTGGATGTACCCAACCGCACGCAGGCAAGCCTGTTGGCGCGTCGCGGGGGTTTGCTCGGCAAACCCAGCTAA
- a CDS encoding Hcp family type VI secretion system effector codes for MAFDMHIKFEGKAVTIDGSSAHKKHKGEVPVLAWSWGASNSADLHNSKTGGGGKAHVQDISVTKYVDSSSHALLQACCTGARLDKATLAVTNATGEQTDYVTIELSEGVMVTSVSTGGSGGEDRLTENVTLHFGKFLYKFQPQKPDGSADGAAKPFTYNMQEVAAG; via the coding sequence ATGGCATTTGACATGCACATCAAGTTTGAAGGGAAGGCCGTCACCATCGATGGCAGCTCCGCCCACAAGAAGCACAAGGGCGAAGTGCCCGTGCTGGCCTGGTCGTGGGGTGCCTCCAACTCGGCCGACCTGCACAACAGCAAGACCGGTGGCGGTGGCAAGGCGCACGTGCAGGACATCTCGGTCACCAAGTACGTCGACTCGAGTTCGCATGCACTGCTCCAGGCCTGTTGCACCGGTGCCAGGCTGGATAAGGCCACCCTGGCGGTGACCAACGCCACCGGCGAACAGACGGACTACGTCACCATCGAGCTGAGCGAGGGCGTGATGGTCACGTCGGTGTCCACCGGCGGCTCCGGTGGCGAGGATCGACTCACCGAGAACGTGACCCTGCATTTCGGCAAGTTCCTCTACAAGTTCCAGCCGCAGAAGCCCGATGGCAGCGCGGACGGCGCCGCCAAGCCCTTTACCTACAACATGCAGGAAGTGGCGGCGGGCTGA
- the tssB gene encoding type VI secretion system contractile sheath small subunit, translating to MATKSSQKFIARNRAPRVQIEYDVEVYGAQKKVQIPFVMGVMSDLSGANAGELPSVEERKALEIDVDNFDSRLQSMKPRVSFAVPNTLTGEGNLSVDVTFESMDDFSPAALARKIAPLAKLFEARSQLANLDTYMDGKAGAEKLIAQALQDPALLQSLASSPKPEGE from the coding sequence ATGGCTACCAAGAGCAGCCAAAAGTTCATTGCCCGTAATCGGGCTCCGCGTGTGCAGATCGAGTACGACGTTGAAGTCTACGGTGCACAGAAGAAGGTGCAGATCCCATTCGTGATGGGCGTCATGTCCGATCTCTCCGGGGCAAATGCCGGCGAGCTTCCTTCCGTGGAAGAGCGCAAGGCACTAGAGATCGATGTGGATAACTTCGACAGCCGCCTGCAGTCGATGAAGCCGCGTGTGAGCTTCGCCGTACCCAATACGCTGACAGGTGAGGGCAACCTCAGCGTGGACGTCACCTTCGAGAGCATGGACGACTTCTCGCCCGCTGCGTTGGCGCGAAAGATCGCTCCGTTGGCCAAGTTGTTTGAAGCACGCTCCCAGCTCGCCAATCTCGATACCTACATGGACGGCAAGGCTGGCGCCGAAAAGCTGATTGCACAGGCGTTGCAAGACCCCGCGTTGCTTCAGTCGCTGGCCTCTTCACCCAAACCGGAAGGGGAGTGA
- the tssE gene encoding type VI secretion system baseplate subunit TssE: MAELTTQERLQPSLLDRLTDDEPAKSEEGRDKRVISSARLRECVARDMSWLLNCVNLEASVDLELYPDVARSVLNFGIPDLTGAALSGIDTEKLQRRIREAILAFEPRLTASSLRVTVRANSARMDRRSLMFDIESEMWAQPIPLNLYLKTEMDLETGKLAVSESLG, translated from the coding sequence GTGGCCGAACTCACCACCCAGGAAAGGCTGCAGCCTTCGCTGCTCGATCGCCTGACCGACGATGAGCCGGCCAAGTCGGAAGAGGGGCGCGACAAACGCGTGATTTCTTCGGCCCGCCTGCGCGAATGCGTGGCGCGGGATATGTCATGGCTGCTTAACTGCGTCAATCTCGAGGCAAGCGTGGATCTCGAGCTCTATCCCGATGTCGCGCGTTCTGTACTCAATTTCGGCATCCCGGATCTCACGGGCGCTGCGCTTTCTGGCATCGACACCGAGAAGCTGCAACGACGAATCCGTGAAGCCATCCTGGCGTTCGAGCCACGCCTGACGGCCAGCAGCTTGCGCGTCACGGTACGCGCCAACTCGGCCCGCATGGATCGACGATCGCTGATGTTCGACATCGAGTCGGAAATGTGGGCGCAGCCGATTCCCTTGAACCTTTACCTGAAGACCGAGATGGACCTGGAAACGGGCAAGCTCGCCGTCTCGGAAAGCCTGGGCTGA